Proteins from a single region of Pseudorasbora parva isolate DD20220531a chromosome 22, ASM2467924v1, whole genome shotgun sequence:
- the LOC137058284 gene encoding inhibin beta B chain-like encodes MSELLDARHSLAPPTRYASSRTFFSGKTRFERRLSPAVSYKIPFTSEPQLPSVIVGTDWTTELEENMVFSKGDRRQNLDVRCEGCDKMGIVPVLVNTADESHRPFLVVQARASDSKHRIRKRGLECDGSNSLCCRQQFYIDFRLIGWNDWIIAPSGYFGNYCEGNCPAYMAGVPGSASSFHTAVVNQYRMRGMSPGSMNSCCIPTKLSTMSMLYFDDEYNIVKRDVPNMIVEECGCA; translated from the exons ATGTCAGAGCTTTTAgacgctcgtcattctttagctccgcccacacgatacgcctccagccgcacgtttttttccggaaagactcg ATTCGAGAGACGTCTCTCACCTGCCGTCTCCTACAAGATCCCTTTCACATCCGAGCCGCAGCTGCCTTCTGTAATCGTCGGCACGGATTGGACGACGGAGCTCGAGGAAAAC ATGGTTTTCTCCAAGGGCGATCGCAGGCAGAATTTGGATGTTCGGTGCGAGGGGTGTGATAAAATGGGCATCGTCCCTGTGTTGGTCAACACGGCTGACGAATCTCACCGTCCATTCTTGGTGGTGCAAGCGCGAGCTTCGGACAGCAAGCACCGCATCCGTAAGCGAGGCCTAGAATGCGACGGAAGCAATAGCTTGTGTTGCCGGCAACAATTTTACATCGACTTCCGCCTCATCGGGTGGAACGACTGGATCATCGCCCCGTCGGGGTACTTTGGGAATTATTGTGAAGGCAACTGTCCCGCATACATGGCCGGCGTTCCCGGATCGGCTTCGTCCTTCCACACCGCCGTGGTGAACCAATACCGAATGCGGGGAATGAGTCCGGGATCCATGAACTCCTGCTGCATCCCGACCAAACTGAGCACCATGTCCATGCTGTACTTCGACGACGAATACAACATCGTGAAACGCGACGTGCCCAACATGATCGTCGAGGAGTGCGGCTGCGCTTGA